The window GAGTCCGCCTACGCCTTCGACGAACTCGACGAGCTCGAGGACGCGACGGAAGCGGTCTCCCTGCCGACGCCTCCGGGCGGGGAGACGGCCTCGCCGAAGGCCAAGGCCTAGACCTCAGCGTCGAGGCCGCGGGCCTTGCGCCACTGATCCGGCGAGGTGTCCAGGGGCTGACGGAGAGAGATCTCCGTCAGCCCCGTTCGTGTGCTCAGCCACTTTTCATGGCATATATGGGCATTTCTGGCACCGTATTGGCTGTGGCCTGTGTATCCGTTCGGTACCCTCTGAGCGGTACGGCGGTAGAGCCCGGGCGCACGGCGCCCGACCGACGGCTCCGCCACGCGGGCGGCCCCGTTCCCGGCTCCCCCGAAAAGGGGCACGCGGCACAACCGGGAGCCGCGCATTCGCATCCCACACCAGGAACGGGTCGGGGACCGGCGCGTCCACCCCGCCGTCCACCCGGAAACCATGCTGATTCGTACAGTGCCCCACATGTCGGGGTCAGGAGGCAAGATGGCGCCGGTTAGTCACATCACGGGTCGCAGAGGCGGGCGCGTGGCCCTCGCCGCCGCGGGCGCGGTCGTCGCCCTCGGCTTGTCCGGCTGCTCCATCGACCTCAGCCACCTGCGCCCCGGGGGCGGCGGCGAGGAGGAGCCCAGCCCGGAGGCCGCCGAGCCGGTCGCCGCGGCGCCGCTGATGGAGCAGGCCCTGGCCGACCTGGCCGCCTACCCGGCGCTCACCGCCACCGGTCAGGTGGCCGAGAGCGTCGGCTCCGCCGACGTGCGCGACGCCTCGCTGACCGTCGCCGACGGCGGCACGGCCAGCGGCACCATCCGCGCCAACGGCATCGAGGCCGAGCTGATCAGCGCGGACGGCAGGATGTTCCTGCGGGCCGCGGAGGACTTCTGGCTCGACCAGGGCGTCTTCAGCCCCGACTTCGACGACTTCGACGGGAACTGGGTGCGGGCCTCCTCGGCCCAGGCCGGGTTCAACCCGAGCGTCTCCCTGGCCCCGCCGGAGCTCTCCGCCATCCTGGGCGGCATCGAGCTGGACTCGGAGGAGGCCGTCGAGGAGAACCTGGACGGCACGCTCACCTACCGGATCGACCTGGCGGGCGAGCGCAACCAGGTCTGGATCAACGCCGAGACCAGCCAGATCCAGCGCATCGCCATCGAGGAGCTCGTCCCCGAGGAGGCCGAGACCGGCCCCCAGGTCCGCCTGGACCTGGCCGAGGCCGAGACCGCCGCCGTCGAGGAGCTCTACGACGGCGTCACCGCCGCCACCGAGGAGGAGCTGACCTCCTCCCGGGACGCCCGCATCGAGGTCGGCTGGGAGGGCAGCCCCTCCATGACGTGCGAGGACGGCCCCAACTGCACCTGGACCGGGACCGTGCGCGACGCGGGCGGAGACGGCAGCGGCGAGGTGGCCGTGAGCATGGCCGTCACCTTCAGCAACGCCGACATCGGCGAGCAGACCTGCGAGGACAGCGGCACCCTGGAGGCGGGCGGCACGCTGGAGCTCTCGTGCAGCGCCGACTACAACATCGTCAGCTCCGTCCAGCAGACCTACCCGATCGACGGTGAGGCCCAGCTGTCCACGCGCGGCCTGACCGGCGGCCAGCAGGAGGAGATGCTGGCCGCCCTTTCCGAGCAGCGCGAGGCCACCCTGTCGGGCGGGGCCTCCCCCTCCGAGGAGGCGTCGGAGACGGCCGAGGAAGAGGGCAACTAGAGGTACCGGCGGGGCCGCGGCCCCGAGCGCACGGCTGCCGAGGGCGGGGACGGTGTTCCCGCCCTCGGCCGTGTCCGGACCCGCCCGCCGAGGGATACTGCAAGGTGATCCCGGCCGGTAGGCTGGGAGACCAACTCCGAGACGAAGGACTGGCCACACTCGTGTTCGAGACGCTTTCCGACCGGCTGACATCGGTCTTCTCCTCGCTGCGCGGTAAAGGGCGCCTGTCCGAGGAGGACATCAACGCGACCGCGCGGGAGATCCGTCTCGCGCTGCTGGAGGCGGACGTCGCGCTGCCGGTGGTCCGCGAGTTCATCGCGCGGATCAAGGAGCGCGCCCGGGGCGAGGAGGTCTCCAAGGCCCTCAACCCGGCCCAGCAGGTCATCAAGATCGTCAACGAGGAACTGGTCGGGATCCTCGGCGGCGAGACCCGGCAGATCCGCTTCGCCAAGAACCCGCCGACCGTG is drawn from Nocardiopsis dassonvillei subsp. dassonvillei DSM 43111 and contains these coding sequences:
- a CDS encoding LolA-like protein, which encodes MAPVSHITGRRGGRVALAAAGAVVALGLSGCSIDLSHLRPGGGGEEEPSPEAAEPVAAAPLMEQALADLAAYPALTATGQVAESVGSADVRDASLTVADGGTASGTIRANGIEAELISADGRMFLRAAEDFWLDQGVFSPDFDDFDGNWVRASSAQAGFNPSVSLAPPELSAILGGIELDSEEAVEENLDGTLTYRIDLAGERNQVWINAETSQIQRIAIEELVPEEAETGPQVRLDLAEAETAAVEELYDGVTAATEEELTSSRDARIEVGWEGSPSMTCEDGPNCTWTGTVRDAGGDGSGEVAVSMAVTFSNADIGEQTCEDSGTLEAGGTLELSCSADYNIVSSVQQTYPIDGEAQLSTRGLTGGQQEEMLAALSEQREATLSGGASPSEEASETAEEEGN